From Choloepus didactylus isolate mChoDid1 chromosome 19, mChoDid1.pri, whole genome shotgun sequence, one genomic window encodes:
- the LOC119515781 gene encoding acidic leucine-rich nuclear phosphoprotein 32 family member A-like isoform X3, with protein sequence MEMDKRIHLELQNRMPSDVKELVLDNCPSNESKIEGHTDEFEELEFLSIINIGLTSVANLPKLNKLKKLELKNLKSLDLFNHEVTNLNDYQENVFKLLPQLTYLNGYNRDDKEAPDSDAEGYMEGLDDEEEDKDEEEYDEDAQVVEDEEDEEEEGEEEDVSGEEEEDEEGYNDGEVDDEEDEEDLDEEENGQKRKREPEDEEEDDD encoded by the exons ATGGAAATGGACAAACGGATTCATTTAGAGCTGCAGAACAGGATGCCCTCTGATGTAAAAGAGCTTGTCCTGGACAACTGTCCGtcaaatgaaagcaaaattgAAGGCCACACAGATGAATTTGAAGAACTGGAGTTCTTAAGTATAATCAACATAGGCCTCACCTCAGTTGCAAACTTACCAAAGTTAAACAAACTTAAGAAGCTTGAACTAA aaaaccTCAAGAGCTTAGACCTTTTTAATCATGAGGTAACCAACCTGAACGACTACCAAGAAAATGTGTTCAAGCTCCTACCACAACTCACGTATCTCAATGGCTACAACCGGGATGACAAGGAGGCCCCTGACTCGGATGCTGAGGGCTACATGGAGGGCCTGGATGATGAGGAGGAAGACAAAGATGAGGAAGAGTATGATGAAGATGCTCAGGTAGTGGAAGATGAGGAAgatgaagaggaagaaggtgaagAGGAGGATGTtagtggagaggaggaggaggatgaagaaGGTTATAATGATGGGGAAGTAGATGACGAGGAAGATGAAGAAGATCTTGATGAAGAAGAAAACGGTCAAAAGCGAAAACGAGAACCTGAAGATGAGGAAGAAGATGATGACTAA
- the LOC119515781 gene encoding acidic leucine-rich nuclear phosphoprotein 32 family member A-like isoform X1, which produces MEMDKRIHLELQNRMPSDVKELVLDNCPSNESKIEGHTDEFEELEFLSIINIGLTSVANLPKLNKLKKLELSDNRISGGLEILTEKCLNLTHLNLSGNKIKDLSTVEPLKKLENLKSLDLFNHEVTNLNDYQENVFKLLPQLTYLNGYNRDDKEAPDSDAEGYMEGLDDEEEDKDEEEYDEDAQVVEDEEDEEEEGEEEDVSGEEEEDEEGYNDGEVDDEEDEEDLDEEENGQKRKREPEDEEEDDD; this is translated from the coding sequence ATGGAAATGGACAAACGGATTCATTTAGAGCTGCAGAACAGGATGCCCTCTGATGTAAAAGAGCTTGTCCTGGACAACTGTCCGtcaaatgaaagcaaaattgAAGGCCACACAGATGAATTTGAAGAACTGGAGTTCTTAAGTATAATCAACATAGGCCTCACCTCAGTTGCAAACTTACCAAAGTTAAACAAACTTAAGAAGCTTGAACTAAGTGATAACAGAATCTCAGGGGGCCTGGAAATACTGACAGAAAAGTGTCTGAATCTCACACatctaaatttaagtggcaacaAAATTAAAGACCTCAGCACAGTAGAGccactgaagaagttagaaaaccTCAAGAGCTTAGACCTTTTTAATCATGAGGTAACCAACCTGAACGACTACCAAGAAAATGTGTTCAAGCTCCTACCACAACTCACGTATCTCAATGGCTACAACCGGGATGACAAGGAGGCCCCTGACTCGGATGCTGAGGGCTACATGGAGGGCCTGGATGATGAGGAGGAAGACAAAGATGAGGAAGAGTATGATGAAGATGCTCAGGTAGTGGAAGATGAGGAAgatgaagaggaagaaggtgaagAGGAGGATGTtagtggagaggaggaggaggatgaagaaGGTTATAATGATGGGGAAGTAGATGACGAGGAAGATGAAGAAGATCTTGATGAAGAAGAAAACGGTCAAAAGCGAAAACGAGAACCTGAAGATGAGGAAGAAGATGATGACTAA
- the LOC119515781 gene encoding acidic leucine-rich nuclear phosphoprotein 32 family member A-like isoform X2: protein MEMDKRIHLELQNRMPSDVKELVLDNCPSNESKIEGHTDEFEELEFLSIINIGLTSVANLPKLNKLKKLELSDNRISGGLEILTEKCLNLTHLNLSGNKIKDLSTVEPLKKLENLKSLDLFNHEVTNLNDYQENVFKLLPQLTYLNGYNRDDKEAPDSDAEGYMEGLDDEEEDKDEEEYDEDAQDEEGYNDGEVDDEEDEEDLDEEENGQKRKREPEDEEEDDD from the exons ATGGAAATGGACAAACGGATTCATTTAGAGCTGCAGAACAGGATGCCCTCTGATGTAAAAGAGCTTGTCCTGGACAACTGTCCGtcaaatgaaagcaaaattgAAGGCCACACAGATGAATTTGAAGAACTGGAGTTCTTAAGTATAATCAACATAGGCCTCACCTCAGTTGCAAACTTACCAAAGTTAAACAAACTTAAGAAGCTTGAACTAAGTGATAACAGAATCTCAGGGGGCCTGGAAATACTGACAGAAAAGTGTCTGAATCTCACACatctaaatttaagtggcaacaAAATTAAAGACCTCAGCACAGTAGAGccactgaagaagttagaaaaccTCAAGAGCTTAGACCTTTTTAATCATGAGGTAACCAACCTGAACGACTACCAAGAAAATGTGTTCAAGCTCCTACCACAACTCACGTATCTCAATGGCTACAACCGGGATGACAAGGAGGCCCCTGACTCGGATGCTGAGGGCTACATGGAGGGCCTGGATGATGAGGAGGAAGACAAAGATGAGGAAGAGTATGATGAAGATGCTCAG gatgaagaaGGTTATAATGATGGGGAAGTAGATGACGAGGAAGATGAAGAAGATCTTGATGAAGAAGAAAACGGTCAAAAGCGAAAACGAGAACCTGAAGATGAGGAAGAAGATGATGACTAA